A window from Neoarius graeffei isolate fNeoGra1 chromosome 14, fNeoGra1.pri, whole genome shotgun sequence encodes these proteins:
- the LOC132897900 gene encoding carbohydrate sulfotransferase 3-like has translation MKIKYTISLVFIVAVVIIKKESNIISKVLDKLSLKQTAQTPLQTSGSSWSPLRQNGTNALVLSELDFSSYLEVKWHLKNITEPSKGRKHILLLATTRTGSSFVGEFFNQHGANMFYLFEPLWHVARMLTVEGGETNGTALTKAYRDVLHQLFLCDFTLLESFIKPPPKDHITTGLFRRESSQSLCKDPVCTPFVKKGYVPPQCRNQRCGPLNLTLASLSCLGKEHHAIKSVRVWQLETLRLLAEDPRLDLKVIQLVRDPRATLASRMVAFANKYKYWKRWTMSGDIPKDDNKVRKLRETCENIRMSAEVGLKQPPWLHGRYMLVRYEDIAMFPMLKAVELYQFTGIPFTAQVKEWILRNTQASNKASGIYSTKRNSSQQVEKWRFSMPFKLAQMVQKICGPTMNLFGYTFAESEEMLMDKSISLIEDRPFL, from the coding sequence ggTCTTGGATAAGCTCTCTCTGAAGCAGACAGCTCAGACTCCACTCCAGACCAGTGGATCATCTTGGTCACCTCTCCGACAAAATGGTACCAATGCTCTGGTCCTGTCTGAGCTTGACTTCTCATCCTATCTGGAAGTAAAATGGCATCTGAAGAACATCACCGAGCCCAGCAAAGGCAGGAAACACATACTCCTCTTGGCCACAACGCGTACAGGTTCCTCGTTTGTGGGCGAGTTTTTTAACCAGCATGGCGCCAACATGTTCTACTTGTTTGAGCCTCTTTGGCATGTGGCACGCATGCTAACTGTGGAGGGTGGAGAGACCAATGGTACGGCTTTGACAAAGGCTTATCGTGACGTTCTCCATCAGCTCTTCTTGTGTGACTTCACCCTGCTGGAGAGCTTCATCAAGCCACCACCAAAGGACCATATCACGACAGGACTATTTCGTCGTGAGTCCAGCCAGTCGTTATGCAAAGATCCCGTCTGCACACCATTTGTGAAGAAGGGCTATGTGCCTCCCCAATGCCGTAACCAGCGCTGCGGTCCACTAAACCTCACATTAGCATCCCTGTCCTGCCTGGGGAAGGAGCACCATGCCATCAAGTCTGTACGAGTATGGCAACTGGAGACGCTACGATTGTTAGCAGAAGATCCACGACTGGATTTGAAGGTTATTCAGCTGGTCCGGGATCCTCGAGCCACGTTAGCATCCCGCATGGTGGCCTTCGCGAACAAGTATAAATACTGGAAGAGGTGGACCATGAGTGGAGACATTCCCAAGGATGACAACAAAGTGAGAAAGCTCAGAGAGACCTGCGAGAACATCCGCATGTCTGCCGAAGTGGGTCTCAAACAGCCCCCATGGTTGCATGGGCGATACATGCTAGTGCGCTACGAGGACATCGCCATGTTTCCGATGCTTAAAGCAGTTGAGCTGTACCAGTTTACTGGCATCCCGTTCACTGCCCAGGTGAAGGAGTGGATCTTGAGGAACACGCAAGCATCCAATAAGGCTAGCGGCATCTACTCGACCAAGAGAAACTCATCCCAGCAGGTGGAGAAATGGAGGTTTAGTATGCCATTTAAGCTCGCACAGATGGTTCAGAAAATTTGTGGTCCCACCATGAATTTGTTCGGGTACACGTTCGCAGAAAGCGAAGAGATGCTGATGGACAAATCGATCAGTTTGATCGAAGATAGGCCTTTCTTATGA